From the genome of Deinococcus sp. JMULE3, one region includes:
- a CDS encoding type 1 glutamine amidotransferase domain-containing protein gives MTKNILVVMSSEDQLPLKDGQTHATGFYLNEFGVPAHRLTQEGHKLTIATPKGNRPPMDHGSDTKDFFKDEAEHQQIKAFVEQTLSGPIHKLSDAAANLDQFDAVFLPGGHAPMIELMRDADLGKVLRHFHEKAQPTALICHAPVALLAAQQDAAAYQTALQNGETPAAQDFIYDGYKATVFSTPEEQDAEKTFEAPMQYYPADALRAAGMDVQNGGKYTSHVVRDRELITGQNPMSDEEFVTALLGALKGDTVNA, from the coding sequence ATGACCAAGAACATCCTCGTGGTGATGTCCAGCGAAGACCAGCTCCCGCTCAAGGACGGCCAGACCCACGCCACCGGCTTCTACCTCAACGAATTCGGCGTGCCCGCCCACCGCCTGACCCAGGAGGGCCACAAGCTGACCATCGCCACGCCCAAGGGGAACCGCCCCCCCATGGACCACGGCAGCGACACCAAGGACTTCTTCAAGGACGAGGCCGAACACCAGCAGATCAAGGCCTTCGTCGAGCAGACCCTCAGCGGACCCATCCACAAGCTGAGCGACGCTGCCGCGAACCTCGACCAGTTCGACGCGGTGTTCCTGCCCGGCGGGCACGCCCCCATGATCGAACTCATGCGCGACGCCGACCTGGGCAAGGTCCTGCGCCACTTCCACGAGAAGGCCCAGCCCACCGCGCTGATCTGCCACGCACCCGTCGCCCTGCTCGCCGCGCAGCAGGACGCCGCCGCCTACCAGACGGCCCTGCAGAACGGCGAGACGCCCGCCGCGCAGGACTTCATCTACGACGGGTACAAGGCCACCGTGTTCAGCACCCCCGAGGAGCAGGACGCCGAGAAGACCTTCGAGGCCCCCATGCAGTACTACCCCGCCGACGCCCTGCGCGCCGCGGGCATGGACGTGCAGAACGGCGGCAAGTACACCAGTCACGTCGTGCGTGACCGTGAACTCATCACCGGGCAGAACCCCATGAGCGACGAGGAATTCGTCACCGCCCTCCTCGGCGCGCTGAAGGGCGACACGGTGAACGCATGA
- a CDS encoding putative quinol monooxygenase, which produces MSVIAVHAIITPKPEHVDTVQAEMLSMVKASRQEEGNLRYDLLREEKDGTVRLHVQERYRDQAAAQAHRDSEHYQAYRAKAGDWFASAPEVTVLQEIDVA; this is translated from the coding sequence ATGAGCGTCATCGCCGTCCACGCCATCATCACGCCCAAACCCGAGCACGTCGACACCGTCCAGGCCGAGATGCTGAGCATGGTCAAGGCCAGCCGTCAGGAGGAAGGCAACCTCCGCTACGACCTGCTGCGCGAGGAGAAGGACGGCACCGTCCGCTTGCACGTGCAGGAACGCTACCGCGATCAGGCCGCCGCGCAGGCCCACCGCGACAGCGAGCACTACCAGGCGTACCGCGCCAAGGCCGGCGACTGGTTCGCCAGCGCTCCCGAGGTGACGGTGCTTCAGGAAATCGACGTCGCCTGA
- a CDS encoding BTAD domain-containing putative transcriptional regulator — MNTGSVLVLRTLGVPRASVVGAPLDVTGKSLALLMFLAVEGETPREVLADLLWSDQEGDAARRNLRVQLHRLKGAGLSDWLEVGPGAVALRGEVQVDLLALRAALASGDVAGAAAFARGRFLDHLSVPGAAQFEEWQERVAGQALEEQLRALDALAAFEAGRGGWAAALSAHAQALTLDPLRERSVRAQMEVLAAMGRREDALDAYRSLCRRLRDELGAEPLPATRVLAEGLERDRPAAPPAAALVGRAAEVLALRAARTMLVLGEAGIGKSRLLREAAGDALVLRGAPELTPLPFGALLDAFRSDTSGLAWCPEFLRPGLAAALSAPGGVASTDRGAMLDVLAQALLALAGGRAVVVEDLHWLDAGSLEAAFLALHRGARHVWLSARPGELQERAEVLAVLGRVNPARLTLTELPREAVNELIAGLAGGEAPLFTARLFEATAGHPLFLMETLRDLRERGLLAERGGRWHTPFDAFTVDYAEVPVPPSVTQAIRGRVERLGRVTRQLLQAGALWGESFPVSLVAGCVGVPVGEALDELERAQEARLVTPDGAGFRFGHDLHRRALLEDLGTARRGHLHGQLAALAPDGTPAGTVAQHFEAGGQPERAWPLWVRAAREAEGLFAHADAFALYGRALACGAPPRQAFAVRVARSELCRHLDDEPGREAELDALAALAAGLDDAGCWADLAARRAKWHTERDEYALAVAEVRAALGRFGGALDDDVRSALLLEGGAAMACLEDWPASAEWLQEALTLTRERLPVRASNVLYWLGYGAYRSGEYAQAAVAYRQSVDVLPAGTLSRGRVLSLWKVGACLRRMGQWCEASAALREADDSARTLNAGSIRGLIVAEQAALAFDQGEREVASALAAEARTLLSPGGTEGWDVLNPLLAALASGAVPATR, encoded by the coding sequence ATGAACACCGGGTCAGTGCTGGTCCTGCGGACGCTGGGTGTGCCCCGCGCCAGCGTGGTGGGCGCGCCGCTGGACGTCACGGGCAAGAGTCTGGCGCTGCTCATGTTCCTGGCGGTCGAGGGCGAGACGCCGCGCGAGGTGCTGGCGGACCTGCTGTGGTCCGATCAGGAGGGGGACGCGGCGCGGCGGAACCTGCGGGTGCAGCTGCACCGCCTGAAGGGAGCGGGCCTGTCGGACTGGCTGGAGGTCGGGCCGGGCGCGGTGGCGTTGCGGGGCGAGGTGCAGGTGGACCTCCTCGCGCTGCGGGCGGCGCTGGCGTCGGGGGACGTGGCGGGCGCGGCGGCGTTCGCGCGGGGGCGGTTCCTGGATCACCTGAGCGTACCGGGCGCGGCGCAGTTCGAGGAGTGGCAGGAGCGCGTGGCAGGTCAGGCGCTGGAGGAGCAGCTGCGGGCGCTGGACGCCCTGGCGGCGTTCGAGGCGGGTCGGGGTGGGTGGGCGGCGGCGCTCTCGGCGCACGCACAGGCGCTGACGCTGGACCCGCTGCGCGAGCGGAGCGTGCGGGCACAGATGGAGGTCCTGGCCGCGATGGGGCGCCGCGAGGACGCGCTGGACGCGTACCGGTCGCTGTGCCGCCGCCTGCGGGACGAGCTGGGGGCCGAGCCGCTGCCCGCCACGCGGGTGCTGGCCGAGGGACTGGAGCGGGACCGCCCGGCGGCTCCTCCGGCGGCGGCGCTGGTGGGCCGCGCGGCGGAGGTGCTGGCGCTGCGCGCGGCGCGGACGATGCTGGTGCTGGGCGAGGCAGGGATCGGGAAGTCCCGCCTGCTGCGCGAGGCGGCGGGGGACGCGCTGGTGCTGCGCGGCGCGCCGGAGCTGACGCCGCTGCCGTTCGGGGCGCTGCTGGACGCGTTCCGTTCGGATACGAGCGGGCTGGCGTGGTGCCCGGAGTTCCTGCGGCCGGGGCTGGCGGCGGCCCTGAGCGCGCCGGGCGGCGTGGCGTCCACGGACCGTGGGGCGATGCTGGACGTGCTGGCGCAGGCGCTGCTGGCCCTGGCGGGTGGGCGCGCGGTGGTCGTGGAGGACCTGCACTGGCTGGACGCCGGGTCGCTGGAGGCGGCGTTCCTTGCGCTGCACCGGGGCGCGCGGCACGTGTGGCTGTCGGCCCGCCCGGGGGAGTTGCAGGAGCGGGCGGAGGTGCTGGCGGTGCTGGGCCGCGTGAACCCGGCGCGCCTCACGTTGACCGAGTTGCCCAGAGAGGCTGTGAACGAGCTGATCGCGGGACTGGCGGGTGGGGAGGCGCCGCTGTTCACCGCGCGGCTGTTCGAGGCGACCGCCGGGCACCCGCTGTTCCTGATGGAGACGCTGCGCGACCTGCGCGAGCGGGGTCTGCTCGCGGAGCGGGGTGGGCGCTGGCACACGCCGTTCGATGCGTTCACGGTGGATTACGCCGAGGTGCCGGTCCCGCCGTCGGTGACGCAGGCGATCCGGGGCCGGGTGGAGCGGCTGGGGCGCGTGACGCGGCAGCTGCTGCAGGCGGGGGCGCTGTGGGGCGAGTCCTTCCCCGTGTCGCTGGTGGCGGGGTGCGTGGGCGTGCCGGTCGGGGAGGCGCTGGACGAGCTGGAGCGGGCGCAGGAGGCGCGGCTGGTCACCCCGGACGGCGCGGGGTTCCGGTTCGGGCATGACCTGCACCGCCGGGCGCTGCTGGAGGACCTGGGCACCGCCCGGCGCGGGCACCTGCATGGGCAGCTGGCGGCGCTGGCCCCGGACGGCACTCCGGCGGGCACCGTCGCGCAGCATTTCGAGGCGGGCGGGCAGCCGGAGCGGGCGTGGCCGCTGTGGGTGCGGGCGGCGCGGGAGGCCGAGGGGCTGTTCGCGCACGCCGACGCGTTCGCGCTGTACGGGCGGGCGCTGGCGTGCGGGGCGCCGCCGCGTCAGGCGTTCGCAGTGCGGGTAGCCCGCAGTGAGCTGTGCCGCCACCTGGACGACGAACCGGGGCGCGAGGCGGAACTGGACGCGCTGGCGGCGCTCGCGGCCGGGCTGGACGACGCGGGGTGCTGGGCAGACCTCGCCGCGCGGCGCGCGAAGTGGCACACGGAACGGGACGAGTACGCCCTGGCGGTCGCGGAGGTGCGGGCAGCCCTGGGGCGTTTCGGCGGGGCGCTGGATGACGATGTCCGCTCGGCGCTGCTGCTGGAGGGTGGCGCAGCCATGGCGTGCCTGGAGGACTGGCCCGCGTCGGCGGAGTGGCTGCAGGAGGCGCTGACCCTGACGCGCGAGCGACTGCCGGTGCGGGCCTCGAACGTCCTGTACTGGCTGGGGTACGGTGCGTACCGGTCCGGAGAGTACGCGCAGGCGGCGGTGGCGTACCGGCAATCGGTGGACGTCCTCCCGGCGGGCACGCTGTCGCGCGGGCGGGTGCTGAGCCTGTGGAAGGTCGGGGCGTGCCTGCGCCGAATGGGGCAGTGGTGCGAGGCGTCGGCGGCGCTGCGCGAGGCGGACGACAGCGCCCGCACCCTGAACGCCGGGTCGATCCGGGGCCTGATCGTCGCGGAGCAGGCGGCGCTGGCGTTCGATCAGGGCGAGCGGGAGGTCGCGTCCGCCCTGGCCGCCGAGGCGCGGACCCTCCTGAGCCCCGGTGGGACAGAGGGCTGGGACGTGCTGAACCCACTGCTGGCCGCGCTGGCATCCGGTGCGGTCCCCGCGACGCGTTGA
- a CDS encoding tripartite tricarboxylate transporter permease, which produces MEAVTSLLAGFETALTPLNLLWALIGVTLGTLVGVLPGIGPALTVALLLPVTAQLPPVSAFIMFAGIYYGGMFGGSTTSILLNTPGESSSIITALEGNKMARRGRAAAALATAAIGSFVAGTIGTILLTFAAPAIADVAVQIPPSAKFALIMLAFVTISATFGGSPLRGLISLFLGLAIGLVGTDLQSGQARFTLGYPELLDGIDFVTVVIGLFAIGETLFVASRLRKGKASVIKLDGNARMNREDWRRSWKPWLRGTALGFPFGAIPAGGAEIPTFLSYTLEKKLSKHPEEFGKGAIEGVAGPEAANNASAAGVLVPLLTLGLPTSATAAILLAAFQQYGLQPGPLLFVTSPELVWGLIASLYIGNVMLLALNLPLAPVWAKLLLIPRPFLYAGILVFSTVGVYSLNNSVFDLFLLAIFGVIGYGMRRFDFPVTPAIIGVILGPVAESQFRTAMQQSGGDMSVFVRQPLSAFILLIVVAALVVPQVLKARAARQGTVG; this is translated from the coding sequence ATGGAGGCCGTCACCTCCCTGCTGGCGGGCTTCGAGACGGCCCTGACCCCGCTGAACCTGCTGTGGGCGCTGATCGGCGTCACGCTGGGCACGCTGGTCGGCGTGCTGCCGGGCATCGGCCCGGCCCTGACGGTCGCGCTGCTGCTGCCCGTCACGGCGCAGTTGCCGCCCGTCAGTGCGTTCATCATGTTCGCCGGGATCTACTACGGCGGAATGTTCGGCGGCAGCACCACCAGCATCCTCCTGAACACGCCGGGCGAGTCGAGCAGCATCATCACCGCGCTGGAAGGGAACAAGATGGCCCGGCGGGGCCGCGCCGCCGCCGCACTGGCGACCGCCGCGATCGGGTCGTTCGTGGCGGGCACCATCGGCACCATCCTGCTGACGTTCGCCGCGCCCGCCATCGCGGACGTGGCGGTGCAGATCCCGCCCAGCGCGAAGTTCGCGTTGATCATGCTGGCGTTCGTGACCATCAGCGCCACGTTCGGCGGGTCGCCCCTGCGCGGCCTGATCAGCCTGTTCCTGGGTCTGGCGATCGGCCTGGTCGGCACGGACCTCCAGAGTGGTCAGGCGCGCTTCACGCTCGGCTACCCGGAACTGCTCGACGGGATTGACTTCGTGACGGTCGTGATCGGCCTGTTCGCCATCGGCGAGACGCTGTTCGTCGCCAGCCGCCTGCGCAAGGGCAAGGCCAGCGTGATCAAGCTGGACGGGAACGCCCGCATGAACCGCGAGGACTGGCGGCGCTCGTGGAAACCCTGGCTGCGCGGCACGGCGCTGGGCTTCCCGTTCGGCGCGATCCCAGCGGGCGGCGCGGAGATCCCCACGTTCCTGTCGTACACGCTGGAGAAGAAACTCAGCAAGCACCCCGAGGAGTTCGGCAAGGGCGCCATCGAGGGCGTGGCGGGGCCGGAAGCGGCGAACAACGCCTCGGCGGCGGGCGTGCTGGTGCCGCTGCTGACGCTGGGCCTGCCGACCAGCGCGACCGCCGCGATCCTGCTGGCCGCCTTCCAGCAGTACGGCCTGCAACCCGGGCCGCTGCTGTTCGTGACCAGCCCGGAACTGGTGTGGGGCCTGATCGCCAGCCTGTACATCGGGAACGTCATGCTGCTCGCGTTGAACCTGCCGCTCGCGCCGGTCTGGGCGAAACTGCTGCTGATTCCCCGTCCGTTCCTGTACGCCGGGATTCTGGTGTTCAGCACGGTGGGCGTGTACTCGCTGAACAACAGCGTGTTCGACCTGTTCCTGCTGGCGATCTTCGGCGTGATCGGCTACGGCATGCGCCGCTTCGACTTCCCGGTCACGCCCGCGATCATCGGCGTGATCCTGGGGCCGGTCGCGGAGAGTCAGTTCCGGACCGCCATGCAGCAGAGCGGCGGGGACATGAGCGTGTTCGTGCGGCAGCCGCTGTCGGCGTTCATCCTGCTGATCGTGGTGGCGGCGCTGGTGGTGCCGCAGGTTCTCAAGGCCCGCGCGGCGCGTCAGGGCACGGTCGGCTGA
- a CDS encoding tripartite tricarboxylate transporter TctB family protein, with the protein MSDPSPTLTPPARPALSVPDLLVAVGVLIVGALLLIGTLKIPFGINAFVGPRVFPMIVSVGTLALGALLLVATLRGSRAEPAAEEDSDPDAQPDLRQPGLILGGFLIGSLILVPLGFVVGTAVMYFSVGFAFGERRLPLLAGVALIVALVTYVVFTRGLGLTLPPGILKGVL; encoded by the coding sequence ATGTCTGACCCCTCCCCCACCCTCACCCCGCCCGCGCGGCCCGCGCTGAGCGTTCCGGACCTGCTGGTCGCCGTGGGCGTCCTGATCGTCGGGGCGCTCCTGCTGATCGGTACGCTGAAGATCCCGTTCGGCATCAATGCCTTCGTCGGGCCGCGCGTGTTCCCGATGATCGTGTCCGTCGGCACGCTGGCCCTGGGCGCGCTGCTGCTCGTGGCGACCCTGCGCGGCTCCCGGGCCGAACCCGCCGCCGAGGAGGACAGCGACCCGGACGCCCAGCCGGACCTGCGTCAGCCGGGCCTGATCCTGGGCGGCTTCCTGATCGGGTCGCTGATCCTGGTGCCGCTGGGTTTCGTGGTGGGCACGGCCGTCATGTACTTCAGCGTGGGCTTCGCGTTCGGTGAGCGCCGCCTGCCTCTGCTGGCGGGCGTCGCGCTGATCGTCGCGCTGGTCACGTACGTGGTGTTCACGCGCGGCCTGGGCCTGACCCTGCCGCCCGGCATTCTGAAAGGGGTGCTGTGA
- a CDS encoding tripartite tricarboxylate transporter substrate binding protein, whose product MKKTAILAASALLTLATPVTAQGVSNLRIMAPASPGGGWDQTSRAIQTVLQNQGIAKPVQVFNVPGAGGTIGLAQLYNSKGDGNLLMTMGLVMVGAIQTNSSKVDLSRVTPIARLTGEYEVIVVPASSPYKNLGDLAAAWKANPNLPFAGGSAGGTDHMLVGLFAKAAGVDTKKMNYVPFSGGGETLAAVLGNQVTAAVAGYGEFEAQIKAGKLRALGISAPKAQPGIPVPTMKSQGFNVELANWRGIVAAPGLSSSEKAALVAVMDKLHASKEWKDTLKTRNWTDLYMSGSKFDVFLKLEASRTREILKDIGLVK is encoded by the coding sequence ATGAAGAAAACCGCCATTCTGGCCGCGTCCGCGCTGTTGACCCTCGCCACTCCCGTCACCGCCCAGGGCGTCAGCAACCTGCGCATCATGGCTCCCGCCAGCCCCGGCGGCGGCTGGGACCAGACGAGCCGCGCCATCCAGACCGTCCTGCAGAACCAGGGCATCGCCAAGCCCGTGCAGGTGTTCAACGTGCCCGGCGCGGGCGGCACCATCGGCCTGGCGCAGCTGTACAACAGCAAGGGCGACGGGAACCTCCTGATGACCATGGGCCTCGTGATGGTCGGCGCGATCCAGACGAACTCCTCGAAGGTGGACCTCAGCCGCGTCACGCCGATTGCCCGCCTGACCGGCGAGTACGAGGTCATCGTGGTGCCCGCCAGCAGCCCCTACAAGAACCTGGGCGACCTGGCCGCTGCGTGGAAGGCCAACCCGAATCTGCCCTTCGCGGGCGGCAGCGCCGGCGGCACCGACCACATGCTCGTCGGGCTGTTCGCCAAGGCGGCAGGCGTGGACACGAAGAAGATGAACTACGTGCCGTTCAGCGGCGGCGGTGAAACCCTCGCCGCGGTGCTGGGCAATCAGGTGACGGCCGCCGTCGCCGGGTACGGCGAGTTCGAGGCGCAGATCAAGGCCGGGAAACTGCGCGCCCTGGGCATCAGCGCCCCCAAGGCGCAGCCCGGCATTCCGGTGCCCACCATGAAGTCACAGGGCTTCAACGTGGAACTCGCCAACTGGCGCGGCATCGTGGCCGCCCCCGGCCTGAGCAGCAGTGAGAAGGCCGCGCTGGTGGCCGTGATGGACAAGCTGCACGCCAGCAAGGAATGGAAGGACACCCTGAAGACCCGCAACTGGACGGACCTGTACATGAGCGGCAGCAAGTTCGACGTGTTCCTGAAGCTGGAAGCCAGCCGCACCCGCGAGATTCTGAAAGACATCGGCCTCGTGAAGTAA